A single Thermincola ferriacetica DNA region contains:
- a CDS encoding tetrahydromethanopterin S-methyltransferase subunit H family protein, with product MFKLEKPQKVCQIGHFKVGGQYGENPPLLISSMFHNGDKILESRKEGKWDRAKAEEYIKRQEELEDKTGIPAITAMVANSAEEMARYVDWFISISDRAFAIDMWMEKPRLEAAEYIAKKGLQDRLVYNSITPWDKDIPGQVKALKEMGIKHVIVQAYDVTDPSPNGRLTSFNKMMEMIGEGTFESILIDTSVMNLPAIAFSGVANRIVKEATGWPCGVASSNGTYMWKQARELFGTDGFAAMNASGQGCSALLWSDFIFYGPIVAAPKMFPAVVSGAVMAATMGFYETGKLPSNENHPLYKFFGDFVEKLKSGDQQALPVHD from the coding sequence ATGTTTAAATTAGAGAAACCACAGAAAGTTTGCCAGATCGGCCATTTTAAAGTTGGCGGACAGTATGGTGAAAATCCCCCACTTCTGATTTCTTCTATGTTCCATAACGGGGACAAAATACTGGAAAGCAGGAAAGAAGGCAAGTGGGACAGGGCCAAAGCAGAGGAATATATAAAAAGGCAGGAAGAACTGGAAGACAAGACAGGTATTCCGGCAATTACCGCTATGGTGGCCAATTCGGCGGAAGAAATGGCCAGGTATGTGGACTGGTTTATCAGTATCAGTGACCGGGCATTTGCAATTGACATGTGGATGGAAAAACCCAGGCTGGAAGCAGCAGAATACATTGCCAAGAAGGGTTTGCAGGATCGTTTGGTTTACAACAGTATTACCCCCTGGGATAAGGACATTCCCGGACAGGTCAAGGCATTGAAGGAAATGGGCATAAAGCATGTGATTGTTCAGGCTTATGATGTTACCGATCCTTCTCCGAACGGCCGATTAACCAGTTTTAATAAGATGATGGAGATGATTGGGGAAGGGACTTTTGAATCCATCCTCATTGACACCTCGGTCATGAATCTGCCGGCCATAGCCTTTTCCGGAGTAGCCAACCGGATTGTTAAAGAAGCTACCGGGTGGCCTTGCGGTGTAGCCAGTTCAAATGGTACGTACATGTGGAAACAGGCCCGTGAACTGTTTGGAACAGACGGTTTTGCGGCTATGAATGCTTCGGGGCAGGGCTGCTCGGCGCTGTTATGGTCCGACTTTATTTTCTACGGCCCCATCGTTGCAGCCCCCAAGATGTTCCCGGCAGTAGTTTCCGGTGCGGTAATGGCAGCCACTATGGGATTCTATGAAACAGGGAAATTACCGTCAAATGAAAATCACCCGCTGTATAAGTTTTTCGGAGACTTTGTTGAGAAGCTGAAGTCGGGAGACCAGCAGGCCCTCCCGGTACATGACTAA
- a CDS encoding uroporphyrinogen decarboxylase family protein yields MKPKECVLTAFENKKPERVPAIIYGGGVWTMKHTGNTFDGLIGKPREMADMIIRVNEEIQSDMVYVGSGYNNVHLQPFGGRIKYRPVGAPDLEEPLINNDEDLDRLIEKYPDVRATLASDPVVNTIWEAARYVHEAIGDDYLVSATAWGPFSLAAQMYGVERMMKDMFKKGDIVARTIDFATEIVYYFYEPMIKEGAIEATAVADATASGDLVSARMFKKFALPGLQKFHGKVQKLGCARFLHICGDTTKSLELFPETGAQCIAIDMKVDLAVAHAKIGDKMCIGGNSHPVFVLNNGTKEEIIASAKECIQKAGLDGGYVLLPGCDIPPGTPVENIHAYLQTGREWKY; encoded by the coding sequence ATGAAACCTAAAGAGTGTGTACTGACAGCCTTTGAAAACAAGAAACCGGAGAGGGTGCCCGCCATCATTTACGGTGGTGGCGTGTGGACCATGAAGCATACCGGTAACACGTTTGACGGCTTGATTGGGAAGCCCAGAGAGATGGCGGATATGATTATCAGGGTCAATGAGGAAATCCAGTCTGACATGGTGTATGTGGGTTCGGGTTATAACAACGTGCATTTACAGCCTTTTGGCGGGAGGATAAAATACCGTCCTGTCGGCGCTCCTGACCTGGAAGAACCGCTGATCAACAATGATGAAGACCTGGACAGGCTGATTGAAAAATATCCTGATGTCCGCGCCACTCTGGCCAGTGATCCGGTGGTCAATACTATCTGGGAAGCTGCCCGGTACGTACATGAGGCTATCGGCGATGATTACCTGGTATCGGCTACGGCCTGGGGCCCCTTTTCTCTGGCTGCCCAGATGTACGGCGTGGAAAGAATGATGAAGGATATGTTCAAAAAAGGCGATATAGTTGCCCGGACTATCGATTTTGCCACTGAAATTGTCTACTATTTCTATGAGCCTATGATTAAAGAAGGGGCTATAGAGGCAACCGCTGTTGCTGATGCAACAGCGTCCGGTGACCTTGTATCTGCAAGGATGTTCAAGAAATTTGCCCTTCCTGGGCTGCAGAAGTTCCATGGCAAAGTACAAAAATTGGGATGCGCCCGGTTCCTGCACATCTGTGGGGACACGACCAAGAGCCTGGAACTGTTCCCGGAGACGGGAGCTCAGTGTATTGCCATTGACATGAAGGTAGACTTAGCTGTGGCACACGCCAAAATTGGCGACAAGATGTGCATCGGGGGCAACTCTCATCCCGTGTTTGTGTTAAATAACGGCACCAAGGAAGAAATTATTGCATCAGCCAAAGAATGTATCCAGAAGGCAGGCCTTGACGGAGGTTATGTTCTTTTACCCGGATGTGATATTCCGCCCGGAACGCCGGTTGAAAACATTCATGCATATCTGCAAACAGGAAGAGAGTGGAAATACTAA
- a CDS encoding ASKHA domain-containing protein, with the protein MEYNVIFQPSGRRGKVAEGKTLLTASHELGVDIEAPCGAHKVCGKCKVKIETGFFEKFGIDSQMDHLSPLTEEEKKLLKEDEIANNYRLACAAEIKGDVLVFVPEESRKADQVVLDTGKERTFKLDPAVKSYYVEMPPATLEDHRDDLRRLQDALKEQFGLENLSIDYFVLRELPNILRDGDWKVTASVLYDREIIDVRPGFVQKWYGIGIDVGTTTVAAYLCDLSTGEMLVKDGMMNPQVRYGEDVLSRITYAMMHEDGREKLHQAIIEGINTLAQRMTEKVGLTPNDVLEITLVFNTAMHHCLLNLEPKYMGRAPFAPAISAPYDVKARDLGIKINKAANIHVLPVEAGFVGPDNVAVLIAEEPYKQDDEIRLIIDIGTNGEIDLGNRKKLLSTSCATGPALEGAQIKFGMRAAPGAIEKIKIDPETLECTYKVIGDDKWHGRGSKGNAKGICGSGIIDMVAEVFKAGIINKTGRFNTKLKTDRIRKDENGKPEYVLVFAEDSGIGKDITVTQGDIRAVQLAKAALYVGAKMLMRHLGVEKVDRVTLAGAFGSFIDKESSMVIGMFPDCDLEKVHAVGNAAGDGAQAALLDKNKRIEARDVAASVQFVETAVEPDFQERFAEAMAFPHAVDPFPSIQHILDRIPGYK; encoded by the coding sequence ATGGAGTATAATGTGATATTTCAGCCCTCCGGCCGCCGGGGAAAGGTTGCGGAAGGGAAAACCCTTTTGACAGCATCCCATGAGCTGGGGGTTGATATCGAGGCACCTTGTGGAGCGCATAAGGTATGCGGCAAGTGTAAAGTAAAAATTGAAACCGGATTTTTTGAGAAATTCGGCATAGATTCACAGATGGATCATCTTTCGCCGTTAACCGAAGAAGAGAAGAAATTGCTCAAAGAAGACGAAATTGCCAACAATTATCGCCTGGCCTGTGCTGCTGAGATAAAGGGGGATGTGCTGGTATTTGTCCCGGAAGAAAGCCGCAAAGCAGACCAGGTTGTATTGGATACCGGCAAGGAAAGGACCTTTAAGCTCGATCCGGCAGTGAAAAGCTATTATGTCGAAATGCCGCCGGCCACTCTGGAAGACCACAGGGATGACCTGCGCCGGCTGCAGGACGCTTTGAAGGAACAGTTTGGCCTGGAAAATCTGAGCATAGATTACTTTGTGCTGAGGGAACTGCCCAACATCCTCAGAGACGGCGACTGGAAGGTAACGGCAAGTGTTTTGTATGACCGGGAAATAATTGACGTCAGGCCTGGATTTGTACAAAAATGGTACGGTATTGGCATAGACGTCGGAACAACCACTGTGGCAGCCTACTTGTGCGATCTGAGCACGGGTGAAATGCTTGTCAAGGATGGGATGATGAACCCGCAGGTTCGTTACGGTGAGGATGTACTGTCCCGGATTACGTACGCCATGATGCACGAAGACGGTCGTGAGAAGCTACATCAGGCCATAATTGAAGGGATAAACACCCTGGCTCAGCGGATGACCGAAAAGGTCGGCCTGACGCCCAATGATGTGCTGGAAATTACCTTGGTGTTCAACACGGCGATGCACCACTGCCTGCTGAACCTGGAACCCAAATATATGGGCAGGGCCCCGTTTGCGCCGGCCATCAGCGCTCCATACGATGTTAAAGCCCGCGACCTGGGAATCAAGATCAACAAAGCTGCCAACATTCATGTCTTACCGGTGGAAGCAGGTTTCGTGGGACCTGACAACGTAGCGGTACTGATAGCTGAAGAACCATATAAGCAGGATGATGAAATACGCCTGATTATCGATATCGGTACCAATGGCGAGATTGACCTTGGTAACAGAAAGAAACTGCTGTCAACTTCCTGTGCTACCGGCCCGGCATTGGAGGGTGCGCAGATCAAGTTCGGTATGCGTGCCGCTCCCGGAGCAATTGAAAAAATCAAGATTGATCCGGAAACCTTGGAGTGTACATACAAGGTAATCGGTGACGACAAGTGGCATGGCCGCGGCAGTAAGGGTAATGCCAAGGGTATCTGCGGGTCCGGTATCATCGACATGGTGGCAGAAGTCTTCAAGGCAGGAATCATTAACAAGACCGGCCGTTTTAACACCAAGCTCAAGACAGACCGTATTCGCAAGGATGAAAACGGCAAGCCGGAATATGTCCTGGTATTTGCAGAGGACAGCGGTATTGGCAAAGATATCACGGTGACCCAGGGTGATATCAGGGCTGTACAATTGGCTAAAGCTGCTCTGTATGTTGGAGCAAAGATGCTGATGCGCCACTTGGGTGTTGAGAAGGTGGACCGGGTAACTCTGGCCGGCGCCTTTGGAAGTTTTATCGATAAAGAATCTTCCATGGTTATTGGCATGTTCCCTGACTGTGATCTGGAAAAGGTTCATGCAGTCGGTAATGCCGCCGGTGACGGCGCTCAGGCAGCGCTGCTTGACAAAAACAAGCGGATTGAGGCCCGGGATGTGGCGGCCAGTGTCCAGTTTGTAGAGACAGCGGTCGAACCTGACTTCCAGGAGCGTTTTGCCGAAGCAATGGCTTTTCCACATGCTGTTGATCCATTCCCCAGTATCCAGCATATTCTTGACAGGATTCCCGGATATAAGTAA
- a CDS encoding cobalamin B12-binding domain-containing protein: MASAEREKELFEALKQGVIDYDEDAVREAAQAVVGEGIDAYRAVFEGLVEGMNEVGRLYEEQEYFVPEILMCADALYAGLEILKPHIQKKDMGVKGTVVMGVVQGDVHDIGKNIVKMMFDVAGFEVHDLGRDVPLEKFVEEQLKTDSDLLCLSAMMTTTMVGMPEIIKKVKEKNPKCKIMIGGAPVSEDLAGKWGADGFAKDANNALKEALNMVKALKDMQ, from the coding sequence ATGGCAAGTGCAGAAAGAGAAAAAGAGTTGTTTGAAGCATTGAAGCAGGGAGTTATTGATTATGATGAAGATGCGGTAAGGGAGGCAGCCCAGGCTGTTGTTGGTGAGGGTATTGACGCTTACAGGGCTGTATTTGAGGGTCTTGTGGAAGGTATGAATGAGGTTGGCAGACTCTATGAAGAGCAGGAATATTTCGTACCTGAGATATTGATGTGTGCCGATGCTCTGTATGCCGGCCTTGAGATTCTCAAACCTCACATTCAGAAGAAGGATATGGGTGTAAAAGGAACAGTTGTTATGGGCGTAGTACAGGGTGATGTGCACGACATCGGTAAGAATATTGTGAAGATGATGTTTGACGTGGCTGGCTTTGAGGTGCATGACCTGGGGCGTGACGTTCCCCTGGAGAAATTCGTAGAAGAACAGTTAAAGACCGACTCGGATTTACTTTGCTTGTCGGCGATGATGACCACTACTATGGTTGGGATGCCGGAAATCATTAAAAAAGTAAAAGAGAAGAACCCCAAATGCAAGATTATGATCGGTGGAGCTCCGGTTTCTGAAGACCTGGCCGGTAAGTGGGGGGCCGACGGTTTTGCCAAGGATGCCAATAACGCCTTGAAAGAGGCGCTGAACATGGTTAAGGCCTTGAAAGATATGCAATAA
- a CDS encoding helix-turn-helix domain-containing protein — MSLGSKIREFRKERGLTVTQLAEKLGVSPSYLSAVERDIKKPSVIMVKKISSLLNISVSYLMTNSENNTVTGEKLKNIRKSRGLSTEDLAELSQIPVEDIQNIERNLIRPTLEQLEKLSSALNVTLRYFVERNPYSIQLGDKIRDLREKRAMSQADLAGSADLSPSLISQIENNITMPSLETLERIAEVLDVETSYFLLDTNSTSQFLSSLSPEIVSLLGDPKVEAILLAVRDLTPGELKFLLYFVEFFKMNRKFLS, encoded by the coding sequence ATGTCTTTAGGCAGTAAAATCAGAGAATTCCGAAAAGAGAGGGGATTAACCGTTACCCAGTTGGCAGAAAAACTGGGCGTGTCTCCTTCCTATCTGAGCGCAGTCGAGCGTGATATCAAAAAACCGTCGGTTATAATGGTAAAAAAAATCAGTTCGCTTTTAAATATTTCTGTCTCCTATCTGATGACTAATTCGGAAAATAATACAGTCACCGGTGAAAAACTCAAAAATATCCGGAAAAGCCGCGGTTTAAGCACTGAAGACCTGGCGGAGCTGAGCCAGATACCGGTTGAGGATATTCAGAACATAGAAAGAAACCTGATCAGGCCTACCCTGGAACAACTGGAAAAACTCTCATCAGCCCTCAATGTAACTTTACGTTACTTTGTTGAGAGAAACCCCTATTCAATACAACTGGGCGATAAAATCAGGGATCTCCGGGAAAAACGCGCCATGTCCCAGGCGGATCTGGCCGGTTCCGCAGACCTCTCACCCAGTTTAATCAGCCAGATTGAAAATAATATTACCATGCCATCCCTGGAAACGCTGGAACGGATTGCTGAAGTGCTGGATGTGGAAACCTCGTACTTTCTTCTCGATACAAACTCTACTTCCCAGTTTTTGTCAAGCCTGAGCCCGGAAATTGTTTCCCTTCTTGGCGACCCCAAGGTTGAGGCAATTCTTCTGGCAGTCAGGGATCTTACTCCTGGCGAACTGAAGTTCTTACTGTATTTTGTGGAATTCTTTAAAATGAACCGCAAATTTTTATCCTGA
- a CDS encoding corrinoid protein, whose product MAQEKESPLLEALKKAVIDFDTENIEALCHEYLDLGLDANKAVFEGLIPGMLEVGRLYEEQVYFIPEMLMCAETLYKGLEIFQPHMTSSVQNACGKILIGVVEGDVHDIGKNLVKLMFEISGYEVTDLGRDVPVEVFLKTALKNDFDLVCMSSMMSTTMYEMKGLIQKLKEKKPDLKVMIGGSPVTKLHAIKWRADGYAPDAHKALSVVQQMLNTAKLIDEQRKQKT is encoded by the coding sequence ATGGCACAGGAAAAAGAAAGCCCTCTTCTGGAAGCACTTAAAAAAGCAGTAATTGATTTTGATACGGAAAACATAGAAGCCTTGTGCCATGAGTATCTGGACCTTGGCCTGGATGCCAACAAGGCTGTTTTCGAAGGACTTATCCCCGGCATGCTGGAAGTTGGCCGATTATACGAAGAACAGGTCTACTTTATCCCGGAAATGCTAATGTGTGCCGAAACCCTGTACAAAGGACTGGAAATATTTCAGCCCCACATGACCTCAAGTGTACAGAATGCGTGCGGCAAAATACTTATCGGGGTAGTTGAAGGAGATGTCCATGATATTGGGAAAAACCTAGTCAAGCTGATGTTCGAGATATCCGGTTATGAAGTGACCGACCTGGGCAGGGATGTTCCAGTAGAGGTATTCCTGAAAACAGCTCTGAAAAACGATTTTGACCTGGTATGCATGTCTTCTATGATGTCTACTACAATGTACGAAATGAAAGGACTGATTCAAAAACTCAAAGAAAAGAAACCTGATCTAAAAGTCATGATTGGCGGTTCACCGGTCACAAAACTGCATGCTATAAAATGGCGCGCTGACGGATACGCCCCCGACGCCCACAAGGCCCTGTCAGTGGTTCAACAGATGCTTAATACAGCTAAATTAATCGATGAACAGAGAAAACAGAAAACTTAA
- a CDS encoding DUF6951 family protein has translation MTKVRISAGACGYTTVVKVQALDKKKVHINIITACRMLQSLNEELGVIDWTKGVFNRFCDSIIYKTAHQKLKHTDCPVPMAIIKAIQVEINGATPKNVTMTFESTETGAKKRIAES, from the coding sequence GTGACCAAAGTGCGCATTAGCGCTGGCGCCTGTGGCTATACTACCGTCGTAAAGGTACAGGCCCTTGACAAAAAAAAAGTGCATATAAACATAATTACCGCCTGCCGTATGCTTCAGTCACTCAATGAAGAATTAGGCGTAATAGATTGGACCAAAGGGGTTTTTAACCGGTTTTGCGATTCTATAATATATAAAACAGCCCACCAAAAGCTGAAACACACGGACTGTCCTGTTCCAATGGCCATAATTAAAGCTATTCAGGTAGAAATAAACGGTGCGACCCCCAAAAATGTAACAATGACCTTTGAAAGTACCGAGACAGGTGCAAAAAAAAGAATAGCCGAATCATGA
- the tnpA gene encoding IS200/IS605 family transposase, with the protein MDTASLAHTQWNCKYHIVFAPKYRRQVIYNKIKSDIGKILRTLCEYKKVEIIEANACPDHIHMLVSIPPMISVSSFMGYLKGKSSLMIFDRHANLKYKHGNRHFWCRGYYVDTVGRNKKAIEQHIRKQLQENIAADQMTLKEYIDPYTGEPVEKNKKK; encoded by the coding sequence ATGGATACTGCAAGTTTAGCACATACACAGTGGAATTGTAAATATCACATAGTATTTGCCCCGAAGTATAGGAGGCAGGTGATATACAATAAAATTAAGAGCGATATCGGAAAGATATTACGAACATTGTGTGAATACAAGAAGGTAGAAATAATTGAGGCCAACGCCTGCCCGGATCATATACACATGTTGGTTTCGATACCGCCAATGATAAGTGTGTCGAGCTTCATGGGATATTTGAAAGGCAAAAGTTCATTGATGATATTCGACCGGCACGCCAACCTGAAATACAAGCATGGTAACAGACATTTTTGGTGTAGAGGGTATTATGTGGACACAGTTGGCCGGAACAAGAAGGCGATAGAACAGCACATCCGGAAGCAATTGCAAGAGAATATCGCCGCAGACCAAATGACTTTGAAAGAATATATTGACCCGTATACGGGTGAGCCAGTAGAAAAAAACAAGAAAAAATAA
- a CDS encoding DnaJ family domain-containing protein: MDVVAVIAEEKILQAIKNGELENLPGQGKPLKIQDLSNVPAELRAGYILLKNAGVLPEELELRKEIISLQTLVDCCYDEEDRKSLKRELNAKILRFNILMEKRKGSGSALGIYKDKIYNKLG; this comes from the coding sequence ATGGATGTTGTTGCCGTGATTGCCGAAGAGAAAATCTTGCAAGCAATAAAAAACGGTGAACTGGAAAACCTGCCGGGACAGGGCAAGCCTTTGAAAATCCAGGATTTATCCAACGTTCCAGCAGAGCTCAGGGCCGGTTACATCCTGCTGAAAAATGCCGGGGTACTGCCGGAAGAACTGGAATTAAGAAAGGAAATTATTTCTTTGCAGACGCTGGTTGACTGTTGCTATGATGAAGAAGACAGGAAGTCGTTAAAAAGGGAATTAAATGCAAAAATATTGCGGTTCAACATTCTTATGGAAAAAAGAAAGGGCAGCGGTTCTGCATTAGGTATTTACAAAGATAAAATTTATAATAAATTGGGTTAA
- a CDS encoding carboxymuconolactone decarboxylase family protein: MNVLPFIAAIKDRDEKFYELMKGLQELVYSDSSLDMKTKLMISLAVDAAMGADEGVKSISNILRQMGVTDEQIAEVLRITYFTKANSTLVTSMAAFEK; this comes from the coding sequence ATGAATGTACTGCCCTTTATTGCTGCTATTAAAGACAGGGATGAAAAGTTTTATGAACTGATGAAGGGGCTGCAGGAGCTGGTTTATTCCGATAGCAGCCTGGATATGAAAACCAAGCTGATGATTTCGTTGGCCGTCGACGCAGCTATGGGAGCTGACGAGGGGGTAAAGTCCATATCAAATATTCTGCGGCAAATGGGAGTAACTGACGAACAAATTGCCGAGGTTTTGCGGATCACTTATTTCACCAAAGCAAACTCTACGCTGGTTACTTCTATGGCCGCTTTTGAAAAGTAG
- a CDS encoding DedA family protein gives MSAETFLSFIETYGYYAVFLALMVGMLGILPVPEETSMVFIGFLVSRGNLSLGWSIVFAFLGTTSGMTAAYLIGRRLGTPIIRKYGKRVGITPERLAKTEKWFKKYGKWTLAIGYFVPGLRQITAYSAGITRLPYQGFALMAYIGAALWTTVFINLGAYLGEHWRALDPLLHRYTIWLFVAVLVFLIVYGWSRTEA, from the coding sequence TTGTCAGCAGAAACATTTTTGTCCTTTATCGAAACTTACGGATACTATGCGGTTTTTTTGGCGCTGATGGTCGGCATGCTTGGCATTTTGCCTGTTCCTGAGGAAACTTCGATGGTGTTTATCGGTTTTCTCGTTTCCAGGGGAAATCTTAGCTTGGGATGGAGTATTGTTTTTGCATTTCTTGGCACAACATCAGGCATGACAGCAGCTTATCTGATCGGCCGGCGGTTAGGAACGCCTATTATAAGAAAATATGGTAAAAGGGTCGGTATCACTCCTGAAAGACTGGCCAAAACGGAAAAGTGGTTTAAAAAATATGGGAAATGGACACTGGCTATCGGTTATTTTGTACCCGGCTTACGGCAAATTACGGCTTATTCGGCGGGAATTACCCGTCTGCCCTATCAGGGTTTCGCGTTAATGGCTTACATTGGGGCTGCCCTGTGGACTACAGTTTTCATCAATTTAGGCGCCTATCTGGGTGAGCACTGGAGGGCGCTCGATCCTTTGCTGCACAGGTATACAATTTGGTTATTCGTCGCTGTACTGGTGTTTCTTATAGTTTATGGTTGGTCACGGACAGAAGCCTAA
- a CDS encoding anti-sigma factor family protein produces MTCDDVKKHLSAYLDKELSGDLEEIINGHLAQCPACMAEKARLAGTISLVQNMDLPLLKTDLSALVMASINRKEAVQSYYVFNAMLGIFAVLTAGIAALVSLSPLGQALLGLIRAFFRNIFEVTMLMVRVSARSPMGSQDWSITLTLFLGFIFTFWILRKILKDSNLGGPLHE; encoded by the coding sequence ATGACCTGTGACGATGTAAAAAAGCACCTGTCAGCTTATTTAGACAAAGAACTGTCCGGTGATTTGGAGGAAATTATTAATGGGCATTTGGCACAATGCCCGGCCTGTATGGCCGAAAAAGCCCGGTTGGCCGGTACCATCAGCCTGGTACAAAATATGGACCTGCCCTTGCTGAAAACAGATTTATCGGCTTTGGTAATGGCCTCAATTAACCGGAAAGAAGCTGTTCAATCATATTATGTCTTTAACGCGATGCTTGGAATATTCGCCGTCTTGACGGCCGGGATAGCAGCTTTGGTTTCCCTTTCACCTTTGGGGCAGGCGCTGCTGGGTTTGATAAGGGCCTTTTTCAGGAATATATTTGAAGTAACGATGCTCATGGTAAGGGTTTCTGCCAGGTCACCTATGGGAAGTCAGGACTGGTCGATTACTTTGACCTTGTTTCTGGGTTTTATATTTACCTTTTGGATATTGCGCAAGATCCTGAAGGATTCAAATTTGGGAGGTCCGCTTCATGAATAA
- a CDS encoding RNA polymerase sigma factor: MEISDVELIQKCKQGSKGAFEQVVKNYQQYAFKIAYGIVGHDRDAEDIVQEAFITVYYQIKSLRRAEAFPTWLGRIITNFCLKKIQANNKKAIVPLDACEGREMSGLSSEDEYLALETKQDVHKALLKLPVEYRVTLVLRDLQGYSYKEIAEILNIPTGTVKSRIHQARTMLAGLLQPPAGEGGNKR, encoded by the coding sequence GTGGAAATATCAGACGTAGAATTAATCCAAAAATGTAAACAGGGTTCAAAAGGTGCTTTTGAACAGGTGGTCAAGAACTATCAGCAATACGCTTTTAAAATAGCTTACGGAATTGTTGGCCATGACCGTGACGCAGAAGATATAGTCCAGGAGGCATTCATAACCGTATACTACCAAATTAAAAGTCTCCGGCGTGCGGAGGCATTTCCTACCTGGCTGGGCAGAATAATTACGAATTTTTGCCTGAAAAAGATACAGGCAAATAACAAAAAGGCAATAGTACCACTGGATGCATGCGAAGGGCGGGAAATGAGCGGCCTGAGTTCAGAAGATGAATATTTGGCGCTGGAAACTAAACAGGATGTTCATAAGGCGCTGTTGAAACTTCCTGTGGAATATAGAGTAACTTTAGTACTGCGTGACTTACAGGGATATTCTTATAAGGAAATAGCCGAAATTCTCAACATTCCAACGGGAACGGTAAAATCGAGAATACATCAGGCCAGAACAATGTTAGCAGGCCTTCTGCAACCACCTGCAGGTGAAGGGGGAAACAAACGATGA